In Flavobacterium gelatinilyticum, a genomic segment contains:
- a CDS encoding prephenate dehydratase: MTTKIAIQGIKGSFHHQVVKEYFSENVDIDECLSFEELIDSLIAGKSDQAVMAIENSIAGPIIPNYALIDKNNLHIIGEHYLNIQQNLMALKGQKIEDIREVHSHPMALLQCMDFLKQYPNIKLVEDKDTAETARRIQEKQLTGIAAIASQTAAEMYDLDIIVSSIQTIKNNMTRFVIIKKQNSFLPESEINRASVKFELDHKRGSLAAVLNVMSDCKLNLTKIQSLPKIETPWKYSFFVDVTFEKYEDFAKAKSLLTIMAEYFKVLGEYKNTRP, translated from the coding sequence ATGACAACGAAAATTGCAATACAAGGTATTAAAGGATCATTTCATCATCAGGTTGTGAAAGAGTATTTCTCTGAAAATGTGGATATTGATGAGTGCTTGTCTTTTGAAGAACTGATCGACAGCCTTATTGCCGGAAAATCTGATCAGGCTGTAATGGCGATCGAAAATTCGATTGCGGGCCCGATTATCCCGAATTATGCCTTGATTGACAAGAATAATTTGCACATTATTGGAGAGCATTATTTAAACATTCAGCAAAATTTAATGGCTTTAAAAGGTCAGAAAATCGAAGATATCAGAGAAGTTCATTCGCACCCAATGGCACTTTTGCAGTGTATGGATTTCTTGAAACAATATCCAAATATCAAATTGGTTGAGGATAAAGATACAGCAGAAACAGCAAGAAGAATTCAGGAAAAACAATTAACCGGAATTGCTGCAATTGCAAGTCAAACAGCTGCTGAAATGTACGATCTTGATATTATTGTGTCGTCGATTCAAACAATTAAAAACAATATGACCCGTTTCGTAATCATTAAAAAGCAAAATTCATTTTTGCCGGAAAGCGAAATCAACAGAGCTTCTGTAAAATTTGAATTGGATCATAAAAGAGGAAGCTTAGCAGCGGTTTTGAATGTAATGAGCGACTGCAAACTGAATTTAACAAAAATCCAGTCGCTTCCAAAAATTGAAACACCTTGGAAATATTCCTTCTTCGTAGACGTAACATTCGAGAAATACGAAGATTTTGCAAAAGCCAAATCGTTATTAACCATTATGGCGGAATATTTTAAAGTGTTAGGAGAATATAAAAACACAAGACCATAA
- a CDS encoding pyridoxal phosphate-dependent aminotransferase, producing the protein MITTAKRLDTVEEYYFSSKLREVRQLMSEGKSIINMGIGSPDLSPSKAVIEAVASAIQDENGHGYQSYQGLPEMRQAMADFYQNQFGVEVNPNNEILPLMGSKEGIMHISLAFLNPGDHVLIPNPGYPTYTSVTNLVEAVPVYYDLKEENAWEPDFEALEKLDLSKVKIMWLGYPHMPTGARGSLALFEKLVAFAKKHNILLINDNPYSFVLNDNPMSLLQVEGAKEVALELNSLSKTFNMAGWRVGMVLGNPEIIDAVLKVKSNMDSGMFYGIQKGAIAALKCDKSWFEDQNKIYKRRRELTEKLAEKLNCKVYKEGVGLFVWAKLPEGIESAEKFIDEILYEKHIFITPGTIFGSNGEGYIRFSLCVKEEKVQEAIDRF; encoded by the coding sequence ATGATTACAACAGCAAAACGATTAGACACAGTTGAAGAATACTACTTCTCATCAAAACTAAGAGAAGTGAGACAACTAATGTCTGAAGGAAAATCGATCATCAATATGGGAATTGGAAGCCCTGATTTGAGTCCGTCGAAAGCAGTAATTGAAGCAGTAGCTTCAGCAATTCAGGACGAGAATGGGCATGGTTATCAGAGCTATCAGGGATTACCGGAAATGAGGCAGGCGATGGCAGATTTTTATCAAAATCAGTTTGGTGTTGAAGTGAATCCGAATAATGAGATTTTACCGCTCATGGGTTCAAAAGAAGGAATAATGCATATTTCGCTTGCATTTTTAAATCCGGGCGATCACGTTTTAATTCCAAATCCAGGTTATCCAACTTATACTTCGGTAACCAATTTGGTAGAAGCAGTTCCGGTTTATTATGATTTGAAAGAAGAAAATGCTTGGGAACCGGATTTTGAAGCTTTGGAAAAACTGGATCTTTCGAAAGTAAAAATTATGTGGTTGGGTTATCCGCACATGCCGACAGGAGCAAGAGGAAGTTTAGCGTTATTTGAAAAATTGGTTGCATTTGCTAAAAAACACAACATATTATTGATCAATGATAATCCGTATAGTTTTGTTTTGAATGATAATCCGATGAGTTTACTGCAGGTTGAAGGCGCAAAAGAAGTGGCTTTAGAATTAAACTCTTTAAGTAAAACATTCAACATGGCAGGCTGGAGAGTCGGAATGGTTTTAGGAAATCCTGAAATTATTGATGCGGTTTTAAAAGTAAAAAGCAACATGGACAGCGGCATGTTCTACGGAATTCAAAAAGGAGCAATTGCAGCTTTAAAATGCGATAAATCTTGGTTTGAAGATCAAAACAAAATTTACAAACGCCGTAGAGAATTGACTGAAAAACTAGCAGAAAAATTAAACTGCAAAGTATATAAAGAAGGAGTTGGGCTTTTTGTTTGGGCCAAACTTCCGGAAGGAATAGAATCAGCAGAGAAGTTCATTGACGAAATATTATATGAGAAACATATTTTCATTACACCGGGAACCATTTTTGGAAGCAACGGCGAAGGATATATCAGATTCTCATTGTGTGTAAAAGAAGAAAAAGTACAAGAAGCGATTGATCGATTTTAG
- a CDS encoding prephenate dehydrogenase: MKVYVIGIGLIGGSMVLDIKGRYPDAAILGIDSNEQHLQQAIDLGVIDEAGSFEDLQKADFVIVSVPVDVALTVLPKVLDAVGDKTIVFEVGSTKKPICEAVANHPKRRNFIATHPIAGTEFSGPSAAIRGLFQGKTNIICEVEKTAFKLQEKALNLFTSIGMRIRYMDPVSHDKHIAYVSHLSHISSFMLGKTVMNKEKDEQDIFDMAGSGFESTVRLAKSSPAMWTPIFKQNKEYVLETLEAYISNLSRFRDLLKEEDYNAIFEEMESTNKIKEILNGLTTTKK, translated from the coding sequence ATGAAAGTATACGTAATAGGAATAGGGTTAATAGGCGGTTCGATGGTGTTAGATATCAAAGGACGTTATCCTGATGCGGCTATTTTAGGAATCGACAGTAACGAACAGCATTTGCAGCAAGCGATTGATCTTGGGGTTATCGATGAAGCGGGAAGCTTTGAAGATTTACAAAAAGCAGATTTTGTAATTGTTTCGGTTCCGGTAGATGTAGCGCTGACGGTTTTACCTAAAGTTTTGGATGCAGTAGGAGATAAAACAATTGTTTTTGAAGTAGGATCGACTAAAAAGCCAATTTGTGAAGCAGTAGCTAATCACCCAAAAAGAAGAAATTTTATTGCAACGCATCCGATTGCAGGAACAGAGTTCTCGGGGCCATCGGCAGCAATAAGAGGTTTATTTCAGGGAAAAACAAATATTATCTGCGAAGTCGAAAAGACAGCTTTTAAATTACAGGAAAAAGCATTGAATCTTTTTACTTCAATTGGAATGAGAATTCGATACATGGATCCCGTTTCGCACGATAAACACATTGCTTACGTTTCGCATTTATCGCACATTAGTTCATTTATGCTCGGAAAAACGGTAATGAATAAAGAAAAAGACGAACAGGATATTTTTGATATGGCGGGAAGTGGATTTGAGAGTACCGTTCGTTTGGCAAAAAGTTCGCCGGCAATGTGGACGCCGATTTTTAAACAAAACAAAGAATATGTTTTGGAGACGTTAGAAGCTTATATTTCGAACCTGAGTCGGTTTAGAGATTTGTTGAAAGAAGAAGATTATAACGCCATTTTTGAAGAAATGGAAAGCACAAATAAAATAAAAGAAATACTAAACGGATTAACAACAACTAAAAAGTAA
- a CDS encoding bifunctional 3-deoxy-7-phosphoheptulonate synthase/chorismate mutase type II: protein MENKKEMRKWLEDFNLNHPLVIAGPCSAETEDQVLKIAHELKDSKVSVFRAGIWKPRTRPGGFEGVGEIGLKWLQKAKAETGLLMGTEVATAAHCKLALEHDIDVLWVGARTTANPFAVQEIADTLKGTDKIVLVKNPVNPDLALWLGGVERLHMAGIEKLGVIHRGFSTYEKTKYRNIPEWQIAIELQNKFPDLPLIIDPSHITGDRKMIFEVTQEALDLNYDGMIIETHFDPDNAWSDAAQQVTPDSLKQIIKDLTIRKTDDTTDEYSQKMTKLRANIDVLDANLLELLGKRMKVADEIGQVKKDANVAILQNNRWNEILGKMILEGEKKGLTEEFVLRMFKAIHQESIGHQEKIFNA, encoded by the coding sequence ATGGAAAATAAGAAAGAAATGAGAAAGTGGTTAGAAGATTTCAATTTAAATCACCCACTTGTGATAGCTGGACCTTGTAGTGCAGAAACTGAAGATCAGGTTTTGAAAATCGCTCACGAATTAAAAGATTCAAAAGTTAGCGTATTCAGAGCTGGAATCTGGAAACCAAGAACGCGTCCGGGAGGATTTGAAGGTGTTGGTGAAATTGGATTAAAATGGTTGCAAAAAGCAAAAGCTGAAACTGGTTTATTAATGGGGACTGAGGTTGCAACTGCAGCTCACTGTAAACTAGCTTTAGAACACGATATCGACGTATTATGGGTTGGAGCACGTACAACAGCAAACCCTTTCGCAGTTCAGGAAATTGCTGATACATTAAAAGGAACTGATAAAATTGTTTTGGTAAAAAACCCAGTAAACCCAGATTTAGCTTTATGGTTAGGTGGTGTTGAGCGTTTACACATGGCAGGTATCGAGAAGTTAGGTGTTATTCACAGAGGTTTCTCTACTTACGAAAAAACAAAATACAGAAACATTCCAGAGTGGCAGATTGCTATCGAATTACAAAATAAATTCCCTGATTTACCATTAATCATCGATCCATCTCACATTACAGGAGATCGTAAAATGATTTTCGAAGTAACTCAAGAGGCTTTAGACTTGAACTACGACGGTATGATTATCGAAACGCACTTCGATCCGGATAACGCTTGGTCTGATGCTGCACAGCAGGTAACTCCGGATTCTTTGAAACAAATCATCAAAGATTTAACGATCAGAAAAACGGATGATACTACAGATGAGTACAGCCAAAAAATGACAAAACTAAGAGCAAACATCGACGTTTTAGATGCTAACTTATTAGAGTTGTTAGGAAAACGTATGAAAGTGGCTGACGAAATTGGTCAGGTGAAAAAAGATGCAAACGTGGCGATTCTTCAAAACAACCGTTGGAATGAAATCTTAGGAAAAATGATTCTTGAAGGTGAGAAAAAAGGCCTTACAGAAGAATTCGTTTTAAGAATGTTCAAAGCAATTCACCAGGAAAGTATTGGTCACCAGGAGAAAATCTTCAACGCATAA
- a CDS encoding VIT domain-containing protein, whose protein sequence is MKPKQLLPISVLFKTRLLFFCLILFFGTKTFAQSPELTVKGDDAEKVRMSQLKVSVKIVGNIAYTTAEMHFFNSGNRQMEAELIFPLPENVSVSRYAIDINGKMREAVPVNKNKGKQVFEAIEHRRVDPGLLEKVDGNNFKTRIYPLMPNGERIVVIGYEEELSALDKDNLAYQLLSRYPKKLDKFEINVSVLGTAKPVVTGDSEKEIVFSKWNQSFEASVKKENYQPSEKVVFKIPIQEHIPSIVTQNVGGQYYFYGNTFVEGNKINKKTVNSVGLIWGNSLSCKNRDLKKELQLLEGYFQINKNTKVTLYFLNYTFEKQREFVISNGNWTELKTALKNTKYDGGTRFSQISFENQDEYLFFSDGLSSLSENMLPKTKKPVYTITSSVSADFAFLNYASMKTGGTIINLNQISTENALDKLLNTNLKFLGIKENFTVTDLFPMEGTSVSGNFSFSGISLNPKNEITLLFGNGNTVLERKIVLDASSQNTTDINVEKLWAQKKIANLELRYAENADEIEFLGKKYGIVTKNTSLIVLEDIRDYIAYDIIPPAELRAEFDRIKKQEHDNSLAQQKNNWENIENYFNELNDWWKKDIKYKVAKASVKRKVKNAQTVNRSAAETVLQRNENIAAGFISGVVKDQMGDLLPGVNVYLKGQRSSVSTDFDGKFTIQAPENSDLIISFIGYENTEVNVGRNNQITVVLREYSQTLNDIVVVGYGTVKGDPNAVLAVDEPVRARSSAAAPAMVRASEERENDIKRMEESSKLEDVVVAGYSSPKKSVVTGSVQSISAESISKNADVLQTLTGKVAGVAITPSNATMSEVIVRGERNGDISNSVSDITDELVFDNQTKIWNPDRLYLKALASAPKEKQYDLYFELRKSNERNPGFYFDVAHFFYNQGDVKKALQIISNVADLGLENHQLYKTLTYTLRQWKAYNDALFTAKQVAKWRAHEPQSLRDYALTLEDTGKYQEAFDQLVKALEVNYYGEMDGQYEGVEDIILMDINRLMTEHPRLKSGKLDKKYLEKMPVNIRIIMNWNLMDVDLDLHVIEPNGEECYYGHEITEAGARFSKDFTEGYGPEQYIIRNAIKGKYQIKSNFFGETELTENGPATVMVEIYTTKAGKTSRTLKTIQLGKVKENEILAEIDW, encoded by the coding sequence ATGAAACCAAAACAACTTTTGCCAATCTCGGTGCTTTTTAAAACAAGGCTTTTATTTTTTTGTTTGATATTGTTTTTCGGAACCAAAACTTTTGCTCAAAGTCCCGAACTAACAGTAAAAGGAGACGATGCTGAAAAAGTCAGAATGAGCCAGCTTAAAGTCAGTGTTAAAATCGTGGGTAATATTGCCTATACGACCGCCGAAATGCATTTTTTTAATTCGGGTAACCGACAAATGGAAGCCGAACTTATTTTTCCGCTGCCGGAAAATGTTTCCGTTTCAAGATATGCCATTGACATAAACGGAAAAATGAGAGAAGCCGTTCCGGTAAATAAAAATAAAGGGAAACAGGTTTTTGAAGCCATCGAACACCGTCGTGTCGATCCGGGATTATTAGAGAAAGTAGACGGGAATAATTTTAAAACCAGAATTTATCCGCTGATGCCAAATGGTGAGAGAATTGTTGTAATTGGCTACGAAGAAGAACTTTCGGCGCTGGATAAAGACAACCTGGCGTATCAGTTATTAAGCCGTTATCCTAAAAAACTCGATAAGTTTGAAATCAATGTTTCGGTTTTAGGAACTGCAAAGCCTGTTGTAACGGGTGATTCGGAAAAAGAGATAGTGTTTTCAAAATGGAATCAGTCTTTTGAGGCATCGGTAAAAAAAGAAAACTATCAGCCTTCAGAAAAAGTAGTATTTAAAATTCCAATCCAGGAGCATATTCCAAGTATTGTAACCCAGAATGTGGGCGGGCAGTATTATTTCTATGGCAATACGTTTGTTGAAGGAAACAAAATCAACAAGAAAACAGTTAATTCAGTTGGTTTGATCTGGGGTAATTCATTGAGTTGTAAAAACAGGGATTTGAAAAAAGAACTGCAATTGCTTGAAGGTTATTTTCAGATAAATAAAAATACAAAAGTGACCTTGTATTTTCTGAATTATACATTCGAAAAGCAAAGAGAGTTTGTGATTTCCAATGGAAACTGGACAGAACTAAAAACTGCTTTAAAAAACACAAAATACGATGGCGGCACCCGTTTTTCACAGATCAGTTTTGAAAATCAGGACGAATATTTGTTCTTTTCTGACGGACTTTCGTCTTTAAGTGAAAACATGCTGCCAAAAACTAAAAAACCGGTGTACACGATTACATCTTCAGTTTCTGCTGATTTTGCTTTTCTCAATTATGCTTCAATGAAGACCGGAGGTACAATTATCAATCTAAATCAGATAAGTACAGAAAACGCTTTGGACAAATTGCTGAATACAAATTTGAAATTTCTGGGAATAAAAGAAAATTTCACCGTTACAGATTTGTTTCCGATGGAAGGAACTTCGGTTTCGGGTAATTTTAGTTTTTCAGGAATTTCTCTGAATCCGAAGAATGAGATTACGTTGTTATTTGGAAATGGAAATACAGTTTTAGAACGAAAAATAGTTTTGGATGCTTCTTCCCAAAATACGACCGATATTAATGTTGAAAAACTTTGGGCGCAGAAAAAAATAGCGAATCTCGAATTGCGATATGCTGAAAATGCTGACGAAATCGAATTTTTAGGAAAAAAATATGGTATTGTAACCAAAAATACTTCTTTAATTGTTCTGGAAGATATTCGGGATTATATCGCGTATGATATTATTCCGCCAGCTGAATTACGCGCAGAATTTGACCGAATTAAAAAGCAAGAGCATGATAATAGTTTGGCTCAGCAAAAAAATAACTGGGAAAATATTGAGAATTATTTCAATGAATTAAATGATTGGTGGAAAAAAGATATCAAATATAAAGTTGCTAAAGCTTCGGTAAAACGAAAAGTAAAGAACGCTCAAACAGTAAACAGAAGTGCTGCTGAGACTGTTTTGCAAAGAAACGAAAATATTGCGGCTGGATTTATTTCGGGAGTTGTTAAAGATCAAATGGGAGATTTATTACCTGGAGTAAATGTTTATTTAAAAGGACAAAGATCGAGCGTGAGTACTGATTTTGATGGTAAATTTACAATTCAAGCTCCAGAAAATAGTGATCTTATCATTAGTTTTATTGGTTACGAAAATACTGAGGTCAATGTAGGCAGAAACAATCAGATTACTGTAGTTCTTAGAGAATATTCACAAACTTTAAATGACATTGTTGTAGTTGGATATGGAACTGTAAAAGGAGATCCTAATGCTGTTTTGGCAGTTGACGAACCGGTTCGTGCCAGAAGTTCAGCGGCTGCTCCAGCTATGGTAAGAGCTTCTGAAGAAAGAGAAAATGATATAAAAAGAATGGAAGAATCTTCTAAGTTAGAAGACGTTGTGGTAGCTGGATATTCTAGTCCTAAAAAATCAGTTGTTACGGGCAGTGTTCAGTCAATTTCAGCAGAAAGTATTTCTAAAAATGCAGATGTTTTACAAACTCTGACAGGGAAAGTGGCAGGAGTTGCTATAACTCCATCTAATGCTACTATGAGTGAGGTAATTGTGAGAGGAGAAAGAAATGGAGATATTTCCAATTCTGTTTCGGATATTACAGATGAACTTGTTTTTGATAATCAGACCAAAATCTGGAATCCTGACCGATTGTATTTAAAAGCTTTGGCATCGGCACCAAAAGAAAAACAATATGATTTGTATTTTGAATTGAGAAAATCAAATGAAAGAAATCCAGGTTTTTATTTTGATGTGGCACATTTCTTCTACAATCAGGGAGATGTTAAAAAAGCGTTGCAAATCATAAGCAATGTTGCTGATTTAGGTTTAGAGAATCATCAGCTATATAAAACCTTGACCTATACTTTGCGTCAATGGAAAGCGTATAACGATGCTTTGTTTACAGCAAAACAGGTGGCAAAATGGAGAGCTCATGAACCGCAGAGTTTAAGAGACTATGCTTTAACACTTGAAGATACAGGAAAATATCAGGAAGCGTTTGACCAGTTGGTAAAAGCGCTTGAAGTAAATTATTATGGAGAAATGGACGGGCAGTATGAAGGTGTAGAAGATATTATTCTGATGGATATTAACCGTTTAATGACTGAACATCCGCGTTTAAAATCAGGTAAACTGGATAAAAAATATCTGGAAAAAATGCCGGTTAACATTAGAATCATCATGAACTGGAACCTAATGGATGTCGATTTGGATCTGCATGTTATTGAGCCAAACGGAGAAGAATGTTATTACGGACATGAAATAACAGAAGCGGGAGCCAGATTCTCAAAAGATTTTACAGAAGGTTACGGTCCTGAGCAATATATCATCAGAAATGCAATAAAAGGGAAATACCAAATTAAAAGCAATTTCTTTGGTGAAACTGAATTAACCGAAAACGGTCCGGCAACCGTAATGGTAGAAATTTACACAACCAAAGCGGGAAAAACATCCAGAACTTTAAAAACAATTCAGTTAGGAAAAGTAAAAGAGAATGAAATTTTAGCCGAAATTGACTGGTAA
- the rsgA gene encoding ribosome small subunit-dependent GTPase A — protein MTGTVYKSTGSWYTVKSENGDFVECRMKGKFRIKGIKSTNPIAVGDIVDYELDETSDDVTGTIHTIHERKNYIVRKSVNLSKQIHIIASNIDQVFLLITIDNPPTTTSFIDRFLVTAEAYGIEAILVFNKIDTLTEQTLDDQLYLQHIYSEIGYKCLRISSTENKGVDKLKEMMIGKVSMFSGHSGVGKSTLVNALEPSLHLKTSVISEQSKQGQHTTTFAEMYDLSFDARIIDTPGIKGFGIVDMEPTEISGYFPEFFKLKDQCKFNNCLHKEEPHCAIKAALEKDEIAWSRYNSYLKILEGDEEHYRTDIYGEDRAASDETRK, from the coding sequence ATGACAGGAACCGTTTATAAATCTACAGGAAGCTGGTATACCGTAAAATCTGAAAATGGAGATTTTGTGGAATGCCGTATGAAAGGGAAATTTAGAATAAAAGGTATAAAAAGCACCAATCCTATTGCTGTAGGAGATATTGTTGATTATGAGTTGGATGAAACTTCGGATGATGTAACGGGAACAATTCATACTATTCATGAAAGAAAAAATTATATCGTTCGTAAATCGGTTAACTTATCTAAGCAGATTCACATTATTGCATCAAATATTGATCAGGTTTTTTTGCTAATTACAATTGATAATCCGCCAACTACAACAAGTTTTATTGACCGTTTTCTGGTTACAGCCGAAGCATACGGAATCGAAGCCATTCTTGTTTTTAATAAAATAGATACTTTAACAGAGCAGACTTTAGACGATCAGCTCTACTTACAGCATATTTATTCGGAAATAGGATATAAATGCCTCCGAATTTCATCTACAGAAAACAAAGGTGTCGACAAACTGAAAGAAATGATGATTGGCAAAGTGAGTATGTTCTCAGGACATTCCGGTGTTGGAAAATCAACTTTGGTAAATGCTTTAGAACCAAGTCTTCATTTAAAAACGTCTGTAATTTCAGAACAAAGCAAACAAGGACAGCATACCACTACTTTTGCTGAAATGTACGATTTGTCTTTTGATGCCCGAATTATCGACACTCCCGGAATCAAAGGTTTTGGAATCGTAGATATGGAGCCGACAGAAATCAGCGGCTATTTTCCGGAATTCTTCAAATTAAAAGATCAGTGTAAGTTCAATAACTGTCTGCACAAAGAAGAACCGCATTGTGCCATTAAAGCAGCTCTCGAAAAAGACGAAATTGCCTGGTCACGTTACAACAGCTACCTCAAAATACTGGAAGGCGACGAAGAACATTATCGCACCGATATTTACGGAGAAGACCGTGCTGCGAGTGATGAAACCCGTAAGTAA
- the dtd gene encoding D-aminoacyl-tRNA deacylase encodes MKVVIQRVSEASVTVEGKKVADIQKGLLILVGIEDADTQEDIDWLSGKIIKMRIFGDENDVMNCSVQDIDGDIIVVSQFTLHASTKKGNRPSYIKASKPDFAVPMYEKFVVSLEKEFNKKVQTGIFGADMKVNLLNDGPVTIVMDSKNRE; translated from the coding sequence ATGAAAGTAGTTATCCAAAGAGTTTCAGAAGCATCCGTAACCGTTGAAGGTAAAAAAGTCGCCGATATTCAAAAAGGCTTACTGATTTTAGTTGGGATTGAAGATGCCGATACGCAGGAAGATATCGACTGGCTTTCTGGAAAAATTATTAAAATGAGAATTTTTGGAGACGAAAATGATGTTATGAATTGTTCAGTTCAGGATATCGACGGCGATATCATTGTGGTGAGTCAGTTTACGCTTCATGCTTCTACAAAAAAAGGGAATCGTCCTTCGTATATAAAAGCTTCAAAACCGGACTTTGCAGTGCCAATGTATGAGAAATTTGTGGTCTCTCTTGAGAAAGAATTTAACAAGAAAGTCCAAACCGGGATTTTTGGTGCAGATATGAAGGTAAATTTGTTAAATGACGGACCCGTAACCATCGTCATGGACAGTAAAAACAGGGAATAA
- a CDS encoding DUF3857 domain-containing protein has translation MKPIVFGLFFTLFSITSSAQKSDYSILKISDSLKENANAVLRLDQMDIVISSQRNMNIKTQRIVSVLNEKGMNDIDAYQHYDKTTSIRNIEAIVYDEAGKEIKKIKRKDFRDQSAVDGSTLFSDSRVVYLDYTPIAYPFTIVYTSEVETSNTAFIPQWYFLSSYNLSIEKCSLNVTFPSDLGFKKKEFQFSDYNIKKTIDSDTKLSYTASNILAQKAEDLSPYSRDLFPRVMMGVEKFHLEGVDGNAATWEAFGKWYGDKILSGTTVLPDETKTKIKALVGNETDPVKKAKIIYDYVQKKSRYVNIAVGIGGWKPMYASDVDRLGYGDCKALSNYTKALLQVVDVPSYNTILYGNRYKSNIQSDFVSMQGNHMILAVPNGSDYIWLECTSQDDPFGYQGTFTDDRDVLVVKPEGGEIVRTKIYDDKGNTQIAKGSYAIDENGNFSGSISIASQGSQYSSKASLENVLPTEKEAHYKSYWNNINNIKLGKINFTNDKENIRFSEDIQLTAINYGVISGNKMIFTVDAFNQNSNNVKRIRNRKNPFQIQRGYLDTDEIEINLPAGFSIEFLPSNYELKGKFGEYKTEIIKKENNKLTYKRSMFLSKGKYSNKEYDEYRLFIEQISKNDNAKIILVKN, from the coding sequence ATGAAACCGATTGTTTTTGGGCTTTTTTTTACCCTCTTTTCTATCACTTCTTCTGCCCAAAAGAGTGATTATTCGATTCTGAAAATTTCTGATAGTCTTAAAGAAAATGCGAATGCCGTCCTGCGTTTGGATCAGATGGATATCGTTATTTCTTCCCAAAGAAATATGAATATCAAAACACAGCGGATTGTTTCTGTTTTAAACGAAAAAGGCATGAATGATATTGATGCCTATCAGCATTATGATAAAACCACTTCAATACGAAATATCGAAGCAATCGTATACGATGAAGCAGGAAAGGAAATAAAAAAAATCAAACGAAAAGATTTTAGAGATCAAAGTGCAGTAGACGGCAGTACTCTTTTTTCTGATAGTCGTGTGGTTTATCTGGATTATACTCCAATTGCATATCCCTTTACGATTGTTTATACGAGCGAAGTCGAAACTTCAAATACCGCCTTTATACCACAATGGTACTTTTTAAGCAGTTATAATCTGAGTATAGAAAAATGCAGTCTGAATGTTACTTTTCCATCGGATTTAGGATTCAAAAAGAAAGAATTTCAGTTTTCAGATTATAATATTAAAAAAACAATTGATTCAGATACAAAACTAAGTTATACCGCAAGCAATATTTTAGCCCAAAAAGCAGAAGATTTAAGCCCATATTCACGAGATCTTTTTCCACGTGTAATGATGGGTGTAGAAAAATTCCACTTAGAAGGTGTTGACGGAAATGCCGCAACCTGGGAAGCATTTGGAAAATGGTACGGAGATAAAATTTTGAGCGGAACAACAGTTTTACCGGACGAAACCAAAACAAAAATAAAAGCGCTGGTTGGTAACGAAACAGATCCAGTAAAAAAAGCAAAAATCATATACGATTATGTTCAGAAAAAATCAAGATATGTAAATATTGCAGTAGGTATTGGCGGATGGAAACCCATGTATGCTTCAGATGTTGATCGTTTAGGATATGGAGATTGTAAAGCATTATCAAATTATACCAAAGCACTTTTGCAGGTCGTTGATGTGCCTTCATATAACACGATTTTATATGGTAACCGTTATAAATCCAATATTCAGTCTGATTTTGTTTCGATGCAGGGAAATCACATGATATTGGCAGTCCCAAATGGCAGCGATTATATTTGGCTCGAATGTACAAGTCAGGATGACCCGTTTGGCTATCAGGGAACTTTTACTGATGACAGGGATGTTTTGGTAGTTAAACCCGAAGGCGGAGAAATCGTAAGAACCAAAATCTATGATGATAAAGGAAATACGCAAATAGCAAAAGGAAGTTATGCCATTGATGAAAACGGAAATTTCTCCGGTTCAATTTCTATTGCTTCCCAAGGATCACAATACAGTTCAAAAGCCAGTCTGGAAAATGTACTTCCAACAGAAAAAGAAGCGCATTATAAAAGTTACTGGAATAATATAAACAACATCAAACTGGGTAAAATAAATTTTACAAACGATAAAGAAAATATTCGGTTTTCAGAAGATATTCAGTTAACAGCCATTAATTACGGCGTTATTTCTGGAAACAAAATGATTTTTACTGTCGATGCCTTCAATCAAAATTCGAATAATGTAAAAAGAATCAGAAACCGTAAAAATCCATTCCAGATTCAGCGTGGTTATTTAGATACCGATGAAATCGAAATTAATCTGCCAGCCGGTTTTTCTATTGAATTTCTGCCTTCAAACTATGAACTGAAAGGAAAATTTGGGGAATACAAAACAGAAATCATCAAAAAGGAAAACAATAAGCTGACGTATAAACGATCCATGTTTTTAAGCAAAGGAAAATATTCGAACAAAGAATATGATGAATACCGACTGTTTATCGAGCAGATTTCAAAAAACGACAATGCAAAAATTATATTAGTCAAAAACTAA